From the genome of Acidobacteriota bacterium, one region includes:
- a CDS encoding Ig-like domain-containing protein, whose product MYAQTDLPNRIPQPPPYNTQETQFFPHPFEADWEGVNDPGTCSNCHSRIYDEWNGSMMSNSWRDPGWRGAFLLIARLTAKDGNCDTPNPPDGTARAHINPFADGTNCTSTFDIGVSSHQTSGSGSLLDGFCSRCHMPTNYADNINNVIIDQPSGLEHGELDPNFDPTSDDGTGLAYATLTSQIRNTESGKRGIFCEVCHAIAETRYTPYHNYQKSGTEYFPTPGSGGRGALLPPGQADMQNVADANSPNLGYGIGAGSYRFSPHAIGYPERFGPLSAGDFSSTLDPYVSDVFDINFFFQQGDFSGKHDGFQQIMFERAEFCAACHDVTNPLTIKNTEGKWVGGFPIERTYTEWAGSRYADRPGNSNFDPAFKRDCQTCHMQQDFGRPGTAQTLYDGGGLPVEPLSDVTCKSGPVRPVFYSHHFIGGNAYVPQVIGADLTSQGSVHPYPELSTFSYSSEDSSSLYYNAYWENVTDRGPPTHHARMAWDRLRNVLDLSLSGPASAAAGSNAAIDITVANSGSGHNFPTGFPEGRNAWVAVRAWDLATGDQLEIFDSFWNRTSLGVGYLSQSSEVDPNFPGCNWVIPAGSADPYSRQFKAIASLGDGCPTLDLPYATALNLVTDANGLPIDSGGLVIDRDNPLGLPQFTDLDGDGDLFDDSYLADWRLRPMPHADATVDLDRYSVVIPAGTAGPVAVTAAVYYQSFEAIVAKKFLGNMADTDTDFLLEPCTLNGACDGRTPTLEPAVVEGSPPVPMEVSNWVINVTGVTDSTAPSATTYPANGALDTYIDTIPKAFFSEPVTGVDETTFTLVDGGGITVPSSVSQIGDGAWALFPDPIFLEGRTDYTATIAAGICDYNNNCTTQDIVWTFTTARTAEEGVGDTSVPLGFPANGGGPGGDTEGPTVVTVNPADGQNNVDVNSNVVVTFSEAVMNVTASTFLLNQDGGAGNCSTLGASVAGTITGNAGDDVWTFDPNAPLQNNRTVYCVTVTTGVTDLAGNPLNDGANDFTSSFRTKKN is encoded by the coding sequence TTGTACGCTCAGACTGACTTGCCAAACCGCATCCCGCAACCACCCCCCTACAACACCCAGGAGACCCAGTTTTTCCCCCATCCCTTCGAAGCCGATTGGGAAGGGGTCAACGATCCTGGCACTTGCAGCAATTGCCACAGCCGCATTTACGACGAATGGAACGGATCAATGATGTCGAATTCCTGGCGGGATCCGGGCTGGCGGGGAGCTTTCCTGCTCATCGCCCGCCTGACGGCCAAAGACGGAAATTGCGACACTCCCAATCCGCCCGACGGCACGGCCCGGGCTCACATCAATCCGTTCGCCGACGGCACCAATTGCACCAGCACTTTCGACATCGGCGTGAGCAGTCACCAGACCTCCGGCTCGGGTTCGCTGCTGGACGGGTTCTGTTCCCGTTGCCACATGCCCACCAACTACGCCGACAACATCAACAACGTGATCATCGACCAGCCTTCGGGCCTGGAGCACGGCGAGTTGGATCCCAACTTCGACCCCACCAGCGATGATGGAACCGGACTGGCGTACGCCACCTTGACCTCGCAGATCCGCAACACCGAATCGGGCAAGCGGGGAATCTTCTGCGAAGTCTGCCACGCCATCGCCGAGACCCGCTACACGCCCTACCACAACTACCAGAAGTCGGGGACGGAGTATTTCCCCACCCCCGGCAGCGGAGGCCGCGGGGCTTTGCTCCCGCCCGGTCAGGCCGACATGCAGAACGTGGCCGACGCCAACAGCCCCAACCTGGGCTACGGGATCGGCGCGGGGTCCTATCGCTTTTCGCCTCACGCCATCGGATACCCGGAGCGCTTCGGTCCCCTCTCGGCCGGCGACTTCAGCAGCACGCTCGATCCCTACGTGAGCGACGTGTTCGACATCAACTTCTTCTTCCAGCAAGGGGATTTCTCAGGAAAGCATGATGGATTCCAGCAGATCATGTTCGAGCGCGCCGAGTTCTGCGCAGCCTGTCATGACGTCACCAATCCGCTCACCATCAAGAACACCGAAGGCAAGTGGGTGGGAGGATTTCCCATCGAGAGGACCTACACCGAATGGGCCGGCAGCCGCTATGCAGACCGTCCCGGCAACTCCAACTTCGATCCCGCTTTCAAGCGCGACTGCCAGACCTGCCACATGCAGCAGGACTTCGGCCGGCCGGGGACAGCCCAAACGCTCTACGACGGAGGAGGTCTTCCCGTAGAACCGCTGTCCGACGTGACCTGCAAGTCGGGTCCTGTGCGTCCGGTCTTCTACAGTCACCATTTCATCGGCGGAAACGCCTATGTTCCTCAAGTCATCGGAGCCGACCTGACCTCTCAGGGCAGCGTGCATCCCTATCCCGAGTTGTCGACCTTCAGCTATTCCTCTGAGGATTCCAGCAGCCTTTACTACAACGCTTACTGGGAGAACGTCACCGACCGCGGTCCCCCCACCCACCATGCCCGCATGGCCTGGGACCGGCTGCGCAACGTGCTCGATTTGAGCTTGAGCGGACCCGCCAGCGCGGCCGCCGGCAGCAATGCCGCCATTGACATTACTGTCGCCAACAGCGGCAGCGGACACAACTTCCCCACCGGATTTCCCGAAGGGCGCAATGCCTGGGTGGCGGTGAGAGCCTGGGATCTGGCCACCGGCGACCAACTGGAGATCTTCGATTCCTTCTGGAACCGGACTTCGCTGGGTGTGGGCTACCTGTCACAGTCGAGCGAGGTCGATCCCAACTTCCCCGGCTGCAACTGGGTCATTCCTGCGGGATCAGCCGATCCCTACTCCCGCCAATTCAAGGCCATCGCCTCGCTGGGGGACGGATGTCCCACCCTCGATCTGCCGTACGCCACGGCGCTCAACCTGGTTACCGACGCCAACGGACTCCCCATCGACTCCGGCGGCCTGGTGATCGACCGCGACAATCCGCTCGGACTGCCGCAGTTCACCGACCTGGACGGCGACGGGGATCTCTTCGACGATTCCTACCTGGCCGACTGGCGCCTGCGGCCCATGCCCCACGCCGACGCTACCGTCGACCTCGACCGCTATTCGGTGGTCATTCCGGCCGGGACGGCCGGTCCCGTGGCGGTGACGGCGGCTGTCTACTACCAGTCCTTCGAAGCCATCGTGGCCAAGAAGTTCCTGGGCAACATGGCCGACACCGATACCGATTTCCTGCTCGAGCCCTGCACGCTCAACGGAGCCTGCGACGGGCGGACTCCCACGCTGGAGCCGGCCGTCGTCGAGGGTTCCCCTCCCGTTCCCATGGAGGTGTCGAACTGGGTCATAAACGTCACCGGAGTGACGGATTCCACCGCGCCCTCGGCCACCACCTACCCGGCCAACGGCGCTCTCGACACCTACATCGACACAATTCCCAAGGCCTTCTTCTCGGAACCGGTGACGGGAGTCGACGAGACCACCTTCACCCTGGTGGACGGCGGAGGGATCACGGTTCCATCTTCGGTGTCGCAGATCGGCGACGGAGCGTGGGCCCTTTTCCCCGATCCCATCTTCCTGGAAGGACGCACCGACTACACCGCCACTATCGCGGCGGGCATCTGCGACTACAACAACAACTGCACCACCCAGGACATCGTCTGGACGTTCACCACGGCCAGGACGGCCGAGGAAGGCGTCGGAGACACCTCGGTTCCGCTGGGCTTTCCAGCCAACGGAGGCGGGCCGGGCGGCGACACGGAAGGACCGACAGTCGTCACGGTCAATCCGGCCGACGGCCAGAACAACGTCGACGTCAACAGCAACGTCGTGGTGACATTCTCTGAAGCGGTCATGAACGTGACAGCCTCCACCTTCCTGCTCAATCAAGACGGAGGAGCCGGAAATTGTTCAACGCTGGGTGCATCTGTGGCGGGAACCATCACGGGCAATGCCGGTGATGACGTTTGGACCTTCGATCCCAACGCGCCGCTGCAGAATAACCGTACCGTCTACTGCGTCACCGTCACGACGGGTGTCACCGATCTGGCTGGCAACCCGCTCAACGACGGCGCCAACGACTTCACCAGCAGTTTTCGCACCAAGAAAAACTGA
- a CDS encoding DUF2007 domain-containing protein, whose product MFCPQCGCEYLAGVTQCADCQVALTETLPEDFGKEKGGRWFLEGIDPADCQEILVLNNPGLLTVLKSVLDSEGIAYFLHGEHYGTYFMMNSVRLLVPSKDADRVRQILEEVTAEEMDDAGHAAPA is encoded by the coding sequence ATGTTTTGCCCCCAATGCGGTTGCGAGTACCTGGCCGGGGTCACGCAATGCGCCGACTGTCAGGTGGCGCTGACCGAGACGCTTCCCGAGGACTTCGGCAAGGAGAAGGGCGGACGATGGTTCCTGGAAGGAATCGATCCCGCCGACTGCCAAGAAATCCTTGTCTTGAATAACCCCGGACTGCTCACCGTGCTCAAGTCGGTGCTGGACTCAGAAGGCATCGCCTACTTCCTGCACGGAGAGCATTACGGCACCTACTTCATGATGAACTCGGTACGTCTGCTGGTTCCCAGCAAAGACGCCGACCGGGTGCGTCAGATTCTGGAAGAAGTGACCGCCGAGGAGATGGATGACGCGGGGCACGCTGCCCCGGCCTAG
- a CDS encoding DUF4920 domain-containing protein: MKGKRVRIDGEVVEVCAMAGCWIEVRDQAGDRIRVKVDDGVIVFPESLKGKQVKAEGTVEVLPMSRDQYVDWLKHLAEETGNEFDPQSVGDPPYQIVRLRGLGAEVAQPH; the protein is encoded by the coding sequence ATGAAAGGCAAGCGCGTGCGTATCGACGGTGAAGTGGTGGAGGTTTGCGCCATGGCGGGTTGCTGGATCGAGGTCCGCGACCAGGCGGGCGACCGCATCCGCGTCAAGGTGGATGACGGCGTCATCGTCTTTCCCGAATCCCTCAAAGGAAAGCAAGTCAAGGCCGAGGGAACCGTGGAAGTGCTTCCCATGAGCCGGGACCAGTACGTCGACTGGCTCAAGCACCTGGCCGAGGAAACCGGCAACGAGTTCGATCCCCAATCGGTTGGCGATCCCCCCTACCAGATCGTCCGCCTGCGCGGACTGGGCGCCGAGGTGGCCCAGCCGCATTAA
- a CDS encoding S9 family peptidase: MTAKAVPRGADYGTWPSPITSKLIATHSIRLGQIALSGKDVYWVEGRPTESGRNVIVRGGAGGSGQDVNPSPLDARTRVHEYGGGAMLVDRGRVYFSHFADQRLYRCRPGRQPAPVTPEGPWRYADAVADPDRDRLICILEDHSGQRPEPANAIAAIDLAEGDIRVIEQGNDFYSDPRLSPDGMRLAWLTWNHPDMPWDGTELWVAEVGAEGELNNRRLVAGGPGESVLQPEWSPQGQLYFISDRDGWWNLFRQVGSSGSAKALLPMQAEFAHPRWLFGQSTYAFESADCLVCSYTRDARWSLARLDTQQGTLETLDTPYSYIAEVRAAPGRVVLRASSATEPESIVELDMATGRCSVLKRSFQIPAEFEEYFSIPQHLTFPTDQGRTAYGLFYPPRNPRFQAPPEQLPPLIVVGHGGPTSASSCQLSLETQYWTSRGFSLFEVNYGGSTGYGRAYRERLKGGWGIVDVDDCVNAARYLIDQGKVDGDKTVIKGGSAGGYTALAALVFRNLFKLGVSYYGVCDLEHLLRFTHKFESHYLEGLIGPYPKRRDLYRERSPLHFADRLSVPVIFFQGSEDKVVPPDQAEQMVAALRDKGSPVEYLLFEGEQHGFLRSETIERSLRAEADFYNAHLIKSS; encoded by the coding sequence ATGACAGCGAAAGCAGTCCCCCGCGGAGCCGATTACGGCACCTGGCCGTCGCCGATAACCTCAAAACTGATCGCCACCCATTCGATCCGGCTCGGGCAGATCGCGCTATCGGGAAAGGATGTTTATTGGGTTGAAGGGCGTCCGACCGAGAGCGGGCGCAACGTCATCGTGCGCGGCGGGGCCGGCGGCTCGGGGCAGGACGTCAATCCTTCGCCCCTCGATGCCCGGACGCGCGTTCACGAATACGGCGGCGGCGCCATGCTGGTCGATCGGGGGCGAGTCTACTTCTCCCATTTCGCCGACCAACGGCTATACCGATGCCGGCCCGGCCGCCAACCCGCGCCCGTCACTCCCGAGGGACCCTGGCGATACGCCGACGCTGTAGCCGATCCTGACCGCGACCGGCTCATCTGCATTCTTGAAGACCACTCCGGCCAGAGGCCTGAGCCCGCCAACGCCATCGCCGCCATCGACCTGGCTGAAGGCGACATTAGGGTGATCGAGCAAGGCAACGACTTTTATTCCGATCCCCGTCTCAGCCCCGATGGCATGCGCTTGGCCTGGCTGACCTGGAATCACCCCGACATGCCCTGGGACGGCACCGAACTGTGGGTCGCCGAGGTGGGCGCAGAGGGAGAGCTGAACAACCGCCGCCTGGTGGCCGGGGGACCGGGGGAATCGGTCCTTCAGCCCGAATGGTCGCCTCAAGGCCAGCTCTACTTCATTTCAGATCGGGACGGCTGGTGGAACCTTTTCAGGCAGGTCGGTTCCTCCGGCTCGGCCAAGGCCCTGCTCCCCATGCAAGCCGAGTTCGCTCATCCCAGGTGGCTTTTCGGCCAGTCGACCTACGCTTTCGAGTCAGCCGACTGCTTGGTCTGCTCTTACACCCGCGACGCCAGGTGGAGTCTGGCCCGCCTTGATACTCAACAGGGGACGCTGGAGACTCTGGACACTCCCTACTCCTACATCGCAGAGGTGCGGGCTGCACCAGGAAGGGTGGTCTTGAGGGCAAGCTCGGCAACCGAGCCGGAGTCCATCGTCGAGCTCGACATGGCGACCGGCCGCTGCTCCGTATTGAAGCGGTCTTTCCAGATCCCGGCGGAGTTCGAAGAATACTTCTCGATTCCCCAACACCTGACTTTTCCCACCGATCAGGGGCGCACGGCCTACGGGTTGTTTTACCCGCCCAGGAATCCACGCTTCCAGGCCCCGCCAGAGCAGCTCCCTCCCCTCATCGTAGTCGGCCATGGAGGCCCGACCTCCGCTTCTTCCTGCCAGCTGTCACTCGAGACCCAGTATTGGACCAGCCGCGGATTCTCCCTGTTCGAGGTCAACTACGGGGGCAGCACCGGCTACGGACGCGCCTACCGCGAACGCCTCAAGGGTGGCTGGGGCATCGTCGACGTCGACGACTGCGTCAACGCGGCCCGATACCTGATAGATCAGGGCAAGGTCGACGGCGACAAGACCGTCATCAAGGGCGGCAGCGCCGGAGGCTACACCGCACTGGCGGCCCTGGTTTTTCGAAATCTCTTCAAGTTGGGCGTCAGCTACTACGGCGTCTGCGATCTGGAACACCTGCTGCGCTTCACCCACAAGTTCGAATCGCACTACCTGGAAGGATTGATCGGTCCCTACCCGAAGCGCCGCGACCTCTACCGGGAGCGCTCTCCGCTTCATTTTGCCGACCGGCTCTCGGTCCCCGTCATTTTCTTTCAAGGGAGCGAGGATAAGGTCGTCCCCCCCGATCAGGCGGAGCAGATGGTGGCGGCCCTTCGCGACAAGGGAAGTCCTGTTGAATACCTGCTCTTTGAGGGCGAGCAGCATGGTTTTCTGCGTTCCGAAACCATTGAACGCAGCCTGCGGGCAGAAGCTGATTTCTACAACGCCCATCTCATCAAGTCCTCCTGA
- a CDS encoding class I SAM-dependent methyltransferase, which yields MQGPAPPTPTPWFSEEEFWSSTYPFQFPPRTFRACRREVTSIIELSGCRAGAALDLCCGPGRHSVPLAQRGFEVTGVDGTSFLLDKAREYARSEDVEVEWLQEDMRSFRRSRRYDLAINLTISFGYFDDPDDNRAVLCNVFDSLKAGGVLVIDVAGKEVIARQFVEVGYLEEDGAGLAIQRRRVVDDWNRLEMQWLDLREGKCRCFKLRSWMYSGRELKELLADVGFSRVDLFGNFQGDEYGTEATRLVARARKE from the coding sequence GTGCAGGGACCTGCGCCCCCCACCCCCACCCCATGGTTCTCTGAAGAAGAATTCTGGTCCAGTACCTATCCCTTTCAGTTCCCCCCCAGGACTTTCCGGGCTTGTCGGCGTGAAGTTACCAGCATCATCGAGTTAAGCGGCTGCCGGGCCGGGGCGGCCTTGGATCTGTGTTGCGGTCCCGGCCGTCACTCGGTCCCACTGGCCCAACGAGGCTTCGAGGTCACCGGCGTTGACGGCACCTCGTTTCTGCTCGACAAGGCCAGGGAATATGCTCGATCAGAGGACGTCGAAGTGGAGTGGTTGCAGGAAGACATGCGAAGCTTCAGGCGCTCCCGGCGCTACGATCTCGCCATCAACCTCACCATTTCATTCGGATACTTCGACGATCCTGACGACAACCGGGCGGTGTTGTGCAATGTGTTCGACAGCCTCAAGGCCGGCGGAGTCTTGGTTATCGACGTCGCCGGCAAAGAGGTCATCGCCCGCCAATTCGTCGAGGTCGGATATCTGGAGGAAGATGGGGCGGGACTGGCCATCCAGCGCCGCAGAGTGGTGGATGATTGGAACAGGCTGGAGATGCAATGGCTGGACCTCAGAGAGGGCAAATGCCGCTGCTTCAAACTGCGCAGTTGGATGTACTCCGGCCGCGAATTGAAAGAACTGCTGGCCGACGTGGGATTTTCCCGCGTCGACCTCTTCGGCAACTTCCAAGGCGACGAGTACGGAACCGAGGCTACCAGGCTGGTCGCCCGGGCCCGCAAGGAATAG
- a CDS encoding RiPP maturation radical SAM C-methyltransferase produces the protein MKNADKMLRDGDVIIIVPPFGKLTYPSLGAHLLQAIAREQGFTVRVLYANMVLAAEIGIEEYETIYDESLGILLGERFFARLAFGTAPLAHRGGDMCSMARDFGEEKAARVDLDYDERRRVDLDRVKRLEGKLDDWVDRLVSAVVERAYPIVGCTSMFQQISASVALLNRVKSLSPGTLTVLGGANCEGEMAEGMESLQAEVDYIFSGESEETFPRFLKDASDGNRPAGKIVRGSPCRDMDALPLPSFDDYYEQLDFFLGGAVSPQETWVMYETSRGCWWGQKQHCTFCGLNGEGMGFRQKSPEKTIAELETLKSSAPTRNVMMTDNIMPFVYFKTVVPEMAERGLDLNLFYEMKANLSLEKVISLKRAGINSIQPGIEALSSSLLKRMRKGVSARQNVMLLRYGRSSGVNMTWNILWGFPGDQPEDYEETLAVVPLIHHLQPPNAVGHLSVERFSPYFFQPERHGVSNIRPLMAYRDVLPAHAAIEKMGYHFVADYESGGYDRIDLVRAIRQDVEEWKEQWKNEQARPELRIGTYEDQFALIDTRGLEGTEEVRLLDRQEAAFLLTSRRFSGDSRERRAVEEKLALVMDGYFVPLPVADAETVLEFEAEGWKSPMTASAQATPYSGHA, from the coding sequence ATGAAGAACGCCGACAAGATGCTTCGCGACGGTGACGTCATCATCATCGTGCCTCCCTTCGGAAAACTGACCTATCCCTCCCTCGGGGCCCATCTGCTCCAAGCCATCGCCCGTGAGCAAGGTTTCACGGTGCGGGTGCTGTATGCCAACATGGTTTTGGCGGCGGAAATCGGCATCGAGGAATACGAAACCATCTACGACGAATCGCTCGGCATTCTCTTGGGAGAGCGGTTCTTTGCCCGGCTGGCTTTCGGGACGGCTCCACTGGCTCATCGAGGCGGAGACATGTGCAGCATGGCACGTGACTTCGGCGAGGAGAAGGCTGCCAGAGTCGATCTCGACTATGACGAGCGCCGGCGAGTTGACCTGGACCGGGTCAAACGGTTGGAAGGCAAGCTCGACGATTGGGTCGACCGCTTGGTGTCGGCCGTCGTCGAGCGAGCCTATCCCATCGTGGGATGCACCTCGATGTTCCAGCAGATCTCCGCCAGCGTGGCCCTTCTCAACCGGGTCAAGTCGCTGAGTCCAGGGACTCTGACCGTGCTGGGAGGAGCCAACTGCGAAGGCGAGATGGCCGAGGGGATGGAAAGCCTGCAAGCCGAGGTGGACTACATCTTCTCGGGAGAGAGCGAGGAGACCTTTCCCCGCTTCCTCAAGGACGCCTCGGACGGAAACCGGCCGGCCGGCAAGATCGTCCGCGGCTCTCCCTGCCGGGACATGGATGCTCTGCCGCTCCCTTCCTTCGACGACTACTATGAACAGCTCGATTTCTTTCTCGGCGGCGCGGTCTCTCCCCAGGAGACCTGGGTCATGTACGAGACCAGCCGCGGCTGCTGGTGGGGGCAGAAGCAGCATTGCACCTTCTGCGGACTCAACGGCGAAGGTATGGGATTTCGCCAGAAGTCCCCCGAGAAAACGATCGCCGAACTGGAGACGCTGAAATCCTCGGCTCCTACCCGCAACGTCATGATGACGGACAACATCATGCCCTTCGTTTACTTCAAGACGGTCGTGCCCGAAATGGCCGAGCGGGGATTGGATTTGAACCTTTTCTACGAGATGAAGGCCAACCTGTCACTGGAAAAGGTCATATCTTTGAAGCGAGCCGGCATCAACTCGATTCAACCCGGCATCGAAGCGCTGTCGTCGTCTCTGCTGAAGAGGATGCGAAAAGGCGTCAGCGCACGCCAGAACGTCATGCTGCTGCGCTACGGGAGGTCGTCCGGAGTGAATATGACTTGGAACATCCTGTGGGGATTTCCAGGAGACCAGCCCGAGGATTACGAAGAGACACTCGCCGTGGTGCCTCTGATCCATCACCTGCAGCCCCCCAACGCGGTGGGTCACCTGAGCGTCGAGCGCTTCAGTCCTTATTTCTTCCAACCCGAGCGGCACGGGGTCAGCAATATTCGTCCTCTGATGGCCTATCGGGACGTCCTTCCGGCTCACGCGGCCATCGAGAAGATGGGCTACCACTTCGTGGCCGACTATGAATCCGGGGGCTATGACCGTATCGATCTGGTCAGGGCCATCCGCCAGGACGTGGAAGAGTGGAAAGAGCAGTGGAAAAACGAGCAAGCCAGGCCGGAGTTGAGAATCGGCACTTATGAGGACCAATTTGCCTTAATCGACACTCGTGGACTGGAAGGAACCGAAGAAGTGAGGTTGCTGGACCGCCAGGAAGCGGCCTTCCTGCTCACAAGCCGCCGCTTCAGCGGAGACTCCCGAGAACGCCGGGCGGTGGAAGAAAAGCTGGCCCTGGTCATGGATGGCTATTTCGTGCCCCTTCCCGTCGCGGACGCCGAGACGGTCCTGGAATTTGAGGCGGAGGGCTGGAAATCGCCCATGACCGCCTCAGCGCAAGCCACACCCTACTCAGGTCACGCCTGA